From Bacillus pumilus, one genomic window encodes:
- a CDS encoding 2-methylaconitate cis-trans isomerase PrpF family protein, producing the protein MRKVPITIMRGGTSKGVFIQANDAPYEHDELEAFLLDIMGSPDRLQVDGIGGGNSLTSKVAIIDKATRPDVDVNYTFAQVSINERYVDFKGNCGNISSAVGPYAIIKGLVQAVEPITTVRILNTNTNKVITAEVEVENGEVKFEGQAEIPGVKGTGSPIYLSFENPEGAVTGKTFPTGNKIDTIQTKFGEIPISIVDIANPIAFIRAKDIQLKGTELPEEFTDELLDDLEEIRSIAAEMCHFAPKDMATLQSPAVPKLALISEPADYVDTNGILRRAADMDIIVRMLSMQRPHQALAITGSVCVSASCFMEQTLPAQLYHGQHDTLRIGHPAGIMQTDIDVSQNRVKVIRTAREILDGVVFTKQDYIVQPHIKREA; encoded by the coding sequence ATGAGAAAAGTTCCAATCACAATCATGCGAGGCGGTACAAGCAAAGGGGTATTCATTCAAGCAAATGACGCACCCTATGAACACGATGAGCTCGAGGCATTTCTATTAGACATTATGGGCAGTCCTGACCGGCTGCAGGTCGATGGGATCGGCGGCGGTAATTCTTTAACAAGCAAAGTGGCCATTATTGATAAAGCCACACGCCCAGATGTGGATGTGAACTATACGTTTGCACAGGTCAGCATCAATGAGAGATATGTCGACTTTAAAGGAAACTGCGGGAATATCTCATCAGCGGTTGGACCATACGCCATCATTAAAGGACTTGTTCAAGCGGTTGAGCCCATTACGACTGTACGTATCCTCAATACCAACACAAATAAAGTGATTACAGCAGAGGTCGAAGTCGAAAATGGAGAAGTAAAATTTGAAGGACAGGCAGAAATTCCAGGAGTAAAAGGGACAGGTTCTCCCATTTATTTATCTTTTGAAAATCCTGAAGGCGCAGTCACAGGTAAAACTTTTCCGACTGGAAACAAAATTGATACGATTCAAACAAAGTTTGGTGAGATTCCCATCTCGATCGTTGACATTGCAAATCCAATTGCCTTTATTCGTGCCAAAGATATTCAATTAAAAGGAACTGAATTGCCTGAGGAGTTTACAGACGAATTACTGGATGATTTAGAAGAGATTCGTTCCATCGCTGCTGAAATGTGTCACTTTGCGCCAAAAGACATGGCGACATTACAGTCTCCAGCCGTTCCAAAGCTTGCGCTCATTAGCGAGCCTGCTGATTATGTAGATACAAATGGAATCTTGAGAAGAGCAGCCGATATGGACATCATCGTTCGTATGCTATCGATGCAAAGACCGCACCAAGCACTTGCCATTACCGGCTCTGTCTGCGTATCAGCCAGCTGTTTTATGGAACAAACGCTTCCTGCACAGCTTTATCATGGACAACATGATACGCTTCGAATTGGGCATCCTGCTGGGATTATGCAAACGGACATTGACGTGTCTCAAAATAGAGTCAAAGTCATTCGAACCGCGAGAGAAATTCTAGACGGGGTTGTCTTTACGAAACAAGACTATATCGTGCAGCCTCATATTAAAAGAGAAGCCTAA
- a CDS encoding acyl-CoA thioesterase — MRLPSYIEEPFEEWRASFRFYVETTVRFSETDMFGHMNNVTPFVYFEEARIAFFQKTGIVDKRMKRVRETMTVVANLQCDYIKQVEIGERLRVYVKPEKVGSSSLILHYLGENEQQEPCFTGSVTMVQISKDTGASVPFTEEEKETFQAQRNE, encoded by the coding sequence GTGAGACTGCCGTCATATATTGAAGAACCGTTTGAAGAGTGGAGGGCATCCTTTCGATTTTATGTCGAAACCACCGTTCGTTTTTCAGAAACGGATATGTTTGGCCATATGAACAATGTCACCCCTTTTGTGTATTTTGAAGAGGCACGAATTGCCTTTTTTCAAAAGACGGGAATTGTTGATAAACGGATGAAACGTGTGAGGGAGACCATGACAGTCGTCGCAAACCTGCAATGTGATTACATCAAGCAGGTAGAGATTGGGGAGAGGCTTCGTGTGTATGTCAAGCCGGAAAAGGTCGGATCAAGCTCACTCATCCTTCATTATTTAGGAGAAAATGAGCAGCAGGAACCTTGCTTTACAGGCTCAGTCACCATGGTGCAAATTAGTAAAGACACAGGCGCATCTGTCCCGTTTACAGAGGAAGAAAAAGAGACGTTTCAGGCGCAGCGAAATGAGTAA
- the sdhA gene encoding succinate dehydrogenase flavoprotein subunit, translating into MSNSSIIVVGGGLAGLMATIKAAEAGTAVKLFSIVPVKRSHSVCAQGGINGAVNTKGEGDSPYEHFDDTVYGGDFLANQPPVKAMCEAAPSIIHLLDRMGVMFNRTPEGLLDFRRFGGTQHHRTAFAGATTGQQLLYALDEQVRRYEVAGLVTKYEGWEFLGAVLDDEEVCRGIVAQNLTTMEIESFRSDAVIMATGGPGIVFGKSTNSMINTGSAASIVYQQGAHYANGEFIQIHPTAIPGDDKLRLMSESARGEGGRVWTYKDGKPWYFLEEKYPAYGNLVPRDIATREIFDVCVEQKLGINGENMVYLDLSHKDPKELDIKLGGIIEIYEKFMGDDPRKLPMKIFPAVHYSMGGLWVDYDQMTNIKGLFAAGECDYSMHGGNRLGANSLLSAIYGGMVAGPNAVKYINGLEKSAEDLSSATFDSAVKKEQEKWDNILSMDGTENAYVLHKELGEWMTDNVTVVRYNDKLLKTDQKIEELMERYKQININDTASWSNQGAAFTRQLDNMLQLARVITIGAYNRNESRGAHYKPEFPERNDEEFLKTTMATFKGKNQKPAFHYEDVDVSLIAPRKRDYSKKKVEK; encoded by the coding sequence ATGAGTAATTCTAGCATCATCGTTGTCGGAGGCGGCTTAGCTGGTCTCATGGCAACTATCAAAGCAGCAGAAGCGGGAACAGCTGTTAAACTATTTTCAATCGTACCTGTGAAACGTTCGCATTCTGTATGTGCACAGGGCGGAATCAACGGAGCGGTCAATACAAAAGGTGAAGGGGATTCACCTTATGAGCATTTTGATGACACGGTGTATGGCGGAGATTTCTTAGCCAACCAGCCGCCAGTAAAGGCAATGTGTGAAGCAGCGCCGTCCATTATCCACTTACTTGATCGGATGGGTGTCATGTTTAACAGAACACCAGAGGGATTACTGGACTTCCGCCGCTTCGGGGGAACACAGCACCACCGTACAGCATTTGCTGGAGCTACAACAGGTCAGCAGCTATTATATGCACTAGATGAGCAGGTTCGCCGCTATGAAGTAGCAGGGCTTGTCACGAAATATGAAGGCTGGGAATTCCTTGGCGCTGTGTTAGATGACGAGGAAGTATGCCGAGGCATAGTCGCGCAGAACTTGACGACAATGGAAATTGAATCCTTCCGTTCAGATGCAGTAATCATGGCAACTGGTGGTCCTGGAATTGTGTTCGGTAAATCAACGAACTCGATGATCAACACTGGATCTGCTGCATCCATCGTCTATCAGCAAGGTGCTCATTACGCAAATGGAGAATTCATTCAAATTCACCCAACAGCGATCCCTGGAGATGACAAGCTTCGTCTCATGAGTGAATCGGCTCGTGGTGAAGGCGGACGTGTTTGGACATATAAAGACGGGAAGCCTTGGTACTTCCTTGAAGAGAAATACCCAGCATACGGGAACCTTGTACCGCGTGATATCGCAACGCGTGAAATCTTCGACGTATGTGTCGAACAAAAGCTTGGCATCAACGGAGAGAACATGGTATACCTCGATCTTTCTCATAAAGATCCAAAAGAACTTGATATTAAACTTGGCGGCATCATTGAAATCTATGAAAAGTTCATGGGTGATGACCCGCGTAAGCTCCCAATGAAAATTTTCCCTGCTGTTCATTATTCAATGGGCGGATTATGGGTTGATTATGATCAAATGACGAATATCAAAGGTCTATTCGCTGCCGGAGAATGTGATTACTCTATGCACGGCGGAAACAGACTTGGTGCAAACTCACTGCTTTCTGCGATTTACGGCGGGATGGTCGCTGGACCAAATGCGGTCAAGTACATTAACGGCCTTGAAAAATCTGCGGAAGACCTATCTTCTGCAACATTTGACAGCGCTGTGAAGAAAGAGCAGGAGAAATGGGACAACATCCTCAGCATGGACGGAACAGAAAATGCATACGTGCTTCATAAAGAGCTTGGAGAATGGATGACGGATAACGTCACAGTGGTTCGTTACAATGACAAACTCTTAAAAACAGATCAGAAGATCGAAGAATTAATGGAGCGCTACAAGCAGATTAACATCAACGATACAGCTTCATGGAGCAACCAAGGCGCTGCCTTCACACGTCAGCTTGACAACATGCTTCAGCTGGCAAGAGTCATTACGATTGGGGCATACAACCGGAATGAAAGCCGAGGCGCACACTACAAACCGGAATTCCCAGAGAGAAACGATGAAGAATTCCTAAAAACAACGATGGCTACGTTCAAAGGAAAAAATCAAAAGCCTGCATTCCACTATGAGGACGTCGATGTATCGTTAATTGCACCTCGTAAACGAGATTACTCGAAGAAAAAGGTGGAGAAATAA
- a CDS encoding biotin--[acetyl-CoA-carboxylase] ligase, whose translation MKIFQYDTIDSTNNEAKRLMQQGEKPSFAVYARQQTAGRGRLGRPWETPLGNVAVTMTVLPPAELSTQSTIAPLTALAIYDVLKPLMRAEDQLAIKWPNDILINEAKVSGTLIEADRSSIYIGVGINVETKPEHVPYKTICLSELTEVKADQLVKELAAAFEKYHSRWQNEGFEALTALYNKRLYRLNKPLRISLDREKQTWEEGICCGVNRYGHLQLKDEKGQIKAHSAGDIDAPLQH comes from the coding sequence ATGAAGATTTTTCAATATGACACCATTGATAGTACAAATAATGAAGCGAAAAGGCTCATGCAGCAAGGAGAAAAGCCCTCATTTGCTGTCTATGCACGCCAGCAGACAGCAGGAAGAGGCAGACTCGGCAGGCCGTGGGAAACACCTTTAGGGAATGTGGCGGTGACCATGACAGTCTTACCGCCAGCAGAACTCTCCACCCAGTCAACGATCGCCCCGCTGACAGCACTAGCAATCTATGATGTTCTGAAACCACTCATGAGAGCAGAGGATCAGCTGGCGATCAAATGGCCTAATGATATTCTCATTAATGAAGCAAAGGTATCCGGCACATTAATTGAAGCAGACCGCAGTTCCATTTATATCGGTGTTGGCATCAATGTAGAGACAAAGCCGGAGCATGTCCCGTACAAAACCATTTGCTTATCAGAGCTGACAGAGGTGAAAGCCGATCAGCTAGTGAAAGAACTGGCAGCGGCTTTTGAAAAATACCATTCACGCTGGCAGAATGAAGGGTTTGAAGCACTCACTGCCCTCTATAACAAACGGTTATATCGTCTCAACAAGCCCCTTCGCATTTCGTTAGATCGTGAAAAACAAACTTGGGAAGAAGGCATTTGCTGCGGGGTCAACCGCTACGGTCATCTCCAGTTAAAAGATGAGAAAGGGCAGATAAAAGCTCATTCTGCTGGAGATATTGATGCCCCGCTTCAACATTAA
- the sdhB gene encoding succinate dehydrogenase iron-sulfur subunit encodes MSEKNTIHFIITRQDTADGKSYDEEFEIPYRPNMNVISALMEIRRNPVNKQGEKTTAINWDMNCLEEVCGACSMVINGKPRQSCTALIDQLDQPIRLQPMKTFPVVRDLQVDRSRMFNSLKKVKAWVPIDGTYDLGPGPRMPEKKRQWAYELSKCMTCGVCLEACPNVNDKSSFMGPAPLSQVRLFNAHPTGAMNKSDRLEEIMGDGGLANCGNSQNCVQACPKGIPLTTSIAALNRDTTLQAFRNFFGSDHAE; translated from the coding sequence ATGAGTGAAAAAAACACGATTCATTTCATTATCACACGTCAAGATACAGCAGATGGAAAGTCTTATGATGAGGAATTCGAAATCCCTTACCGTCCAAATATGAACGTCATTTCCGCACTCATGGAAATTAGACGGAACCCGGTCAATAAACAAGGGGAAAAAACAACGGCGATCAACTGGGATATGAACTGTCTTGAAGAGGTGTGCGGAGCTTGTTCTATGGTCATTAATGGAAAACCGCGCCAGTCATGTACAGCACTCATCGATCAGTTAGATCAGCCGATTCGTCTTCAGCCGATGAAGACATTCCCGGTTGTGAGAGACTTGCAGGTTGATAGAAGCCGGATGTTCAATTCCTTGAAAAAGGTGAAAGCATGGGTACCGATCGATGGCACATATGATCTCGGTCCTGGACCAAGAATGCCTGAGAAAAAACGTCAATGGGCGTATGAGCTTTCTAAATGTATGACATGTGGTGTCTGCCTTGAAGCTTGTCCAAACGTGAATGATAAGTCTTCCTTTATGGGCCCTGCACCGCTTTCACAAGTCCGTTTATTTAACGCACATCCGACAGGTGCGATGAATAAGTCTGACCGTCTAGAAGAAATTATGGGGGACGGCGGTCTTGCGAACTGCGGGAACTCCCAAAACTGTGTGCAGGCTTGTCCGAAAGGAATCCCGCTGACAACGTCAATTGCAGCACTTAACCGAGATACAACTTTACAAGCATTCCGTAACTTCTTCGGAAGCGATCACGCAGAATAA